The proteins below are encoded in one region of Homo sapiens chromosome 8, GRCh38.p14 Primary Assembly:
- the PEBP4 gene encoding phosphatidylethanolamine-binding protein 4 isoform X1 translates to MGWTMRLVTAALLLGLMMVVTGDEDENSPCAHEALLDEDTLFCQFRAPRLESRGPILRTPRIHQQAPSLRKRLMTLRLHARKMSFDFKPSSQKRSFVFIVTEDFCLEESIMNDDEMKNASRTDRTPEETAGPPALTPPQDPHSAQALTLARDPPEKALLLWAFGLPGNS, encoded by the exons ATGGGTTGGACAATGAGGCTGGTCACAGCAGCACTGTTACTGGGTCTCATGATGGTGGTCACTGGAGACGAGGATGAGAACAGCCCGTGTGCCCATGAGGCCCTCTTGGACGAGGACACCCTCTTTTGCCA GTTCAGGGCTCCCAGACTCGAGTCAAGGGGGCCCATTCTCAGGACTCCCAGAATACACCAGCAGGCCCCCAGTCTGAGAAAGAGACTTATGACCTTAAGGTTGCATGCCAGGAAGATGTCTTTTGATTTCAAGCCATCATCGCAAAAGAGGAGCTTTGTCTTTATTGTCACTGAAGATTTTTGTTTGGAAGAGAGCATCATGAATgatgatgaaatgaaaaatgcatcAAGGACAGATCGGACCCCTGAGGAGACAGCAGGACCTCCTGCACTGACCCCTCCTCAAGATCCCCACTCGGCTCAGGCTCTGACCTTGGCAAGAGATCCCCCAGAGAAGGCACtcctcttgtgggcatttggtCTACCAGGGAACTCTTAA